In the Funiculus sociatus GB2-C1 genome, TTTTGGATTTGTAACTGTCTAGCCCCAATTCCTAATATATTTACAGTTAATATAATTCCCAGAATGACTTTTGATGCTTTCATTTACCAAACCTCATGCTTAGGTGTTGCCTAAAATATTAGCACCAAAATTAGACTAGCAACGGCTAAAATTTTGCTTCCTTTAGAGATAACCTGCGCTTGGGCTTATAGTTCTGAACGAGGAAATCGGTCTTTTTTCTCCATAACTAAAGTCAGGGGCTTTTAGCCTATATGCAGCATATGAAAGTGCTGTTAGGGTAGTGAGGTACTATCAACTGCTAGACTGTTTCGCTGGTCTTAAGGACTTTAACCTTATAAAACAATGGCTCCCTGGCTAATTTTCGCTAAAATTACAGCACTAGCGACATCAAACCAGGAAAAAACGATAACTTTAAAATAACTCATACTTCATTGCCATAAACAATGAACAACCTGAGGAATTTTATAGATATTCAGACAAATTGCAGATGACGGCTTCTACCAATATACAGATCCGCAACGGTTTTATTTGCGTATAAAGTAACGAGTAGCAGAACACAAATTGGAAAAATCCCTTATGTCACAACCACGGGTAGAGGCGCAAGCACTTTCGCAGGTACTACAAATGCGGCTTGGTAGCCTGCTGGATGCAGTAGAATTCATCGACGTAGATGTGCAAACTGACCTCAGTCAGATAATTCAGGGAGAGGCAAATTCGGTTTCTGTGGAAGGTCAGGGTTTGGTAATGCAGAAAGATATTCGCATACAGAATATGGAACTGCAAACAGATAACATTGCTATCAATCCCCTGAGTGCTATTGTTGGTCAAATTAAACTTGATCAGCCAGTAAATACTACTGTTCGTGTTCGACTAACAGAAGCAGATATCAACCAAGCATTAAACTCAGATTATATCAAAAGCAAGCTGTTTCCCATAGAGCTTTCTATAGATGACGAAATTGTAACTTTGGAACTGCAACTTCCTCTATCGCTTCACTTGCCTGGTGGCGAGAAAATGCAATTCACTGGAAGTATGCTAGTGCATAAAATACACAATACGCAGCAAATAGGCTTCAGCGCTGTTGCCTTACCTCGTACTGACAAGCATCCCGTATTGCTGGAGGAGTTTCGCTGCACCCCAGGAATGGGTATTTCGCTAGGACTAACTCTCGCCTTAATGCAGAAAGTAAAAGAACTGATGAATTTACCTTATTTTGAGTTTCCAGAAATAGCGTTTTGCATAAAAGAATTGGATGTGCAAGAAGGCACTATGGCGCTAATAATTGAAGCTCACGTATATGAAATTCCGTCTTCGTAAAATTGGGGCGGGTATTCTCTACCCTAAATTTGGCAAATCATAGGGTATTTTTAGGAATTTATCGGCTTTTAGCCGATAAATTCAACCCTGTCTCTGGCAATAACCATTTTTCGGCGCTTTGCTTTGTTGGGCACCAAGCATCTGCATCAGGGAGGCATAGGCAAGGCGCATTCGTAACTTTAAAGCGAGT is a window encoding:
- a CDS encoding LmeA family phospholipid-binding protein — translated: MSQPRVEAQALSQVLQMRLGSLLDAVEFIDVDVQTDLSQIIQGEANSVSVEGQGLVMQKDIRIQNMELQTDNIAINPLSAIVGQIKLDQPVNTTVRVRLTEADINQALNSDYIKSKLFPIELSIDDEIVTLELQLPLSLHLPGGEKMQFTGSMLVHKIHNTQQIGFSAVALPRTDKHPVLLEEFRCTPGMGISLGLTLALMQKVKELMNLPYFEFPEIAFCIKELDVQEGTMALIIEAHVYEIPSS